TCATAGTCGACTGACGTGTGCATGATGCTCTCCTGCGTCCGCCGTTGCACGCACTCCTGCGAGCAGGCTATCGACAGCGGTGTCGATGATTTGGGCGATCAACTCCTTCTTCGGTACCCAAGGGAATGCCGGTCTCTGTATCAGCAATGACGTGATCCCGTGAACGGATGCCCATAGTGCCTGGCTTGTGGTTTCCACATCCACCGCCCGAAAACGCTTCTCTCCCACGCAACGCCCCACCATATAGCGGAGCGACTCAAACGCCCCATGCACTTTGTAAGGACGCTTCTCCATAGGCGGCCTCAGCATGAA
The sequence above is drawn from the Terriglobales bacterium genome and encodes:
- a CDS encoding TetR-like C-terminal domain-containing protein; this translates as VEESFARLLKTLAALRNGKEWQDPVEELKKGMRAYVEFGLRNPNDYRFAFMLRPPMEKRPYKVHGAFESLRYMVGRCVGEKRFRAVDVETTSQALWASVHGITSLLIQRPAFPWVPKKELIAQIIDTAVDSLLAGVRATADAGEHHAHVSRL